Proteins encoded by one window of Gemmatimonadota bacterium:
- a CDS encoding tetratricopeptide repeat protein, with the protein REYGAEPSAETRALIEAIRADRGVAAAAEDSGVPQPAAPRAAVTPVAAPDHAALPLRPPRRLHWSRLARSLAWTGRARTLAGAALALLLLASVAVWRYGSLGPRAGAPVTRVAVFPFSLRGSPELDYLREGVAELLSTSLDGAGQMVTVDARALLSLLSREKGVPGPDRARELAARLGAGSLVLGSIIEAGGRLELTASLYGRDGTVETVARAGTSREEGIFDVVDQLARGLVAGEYAGPRGRLTRLATLTTPSLPALKAYLAGESALRPGRFAQAAEAFQRAVAADTLFALGYYRLAVAAGWAADFALAQQAAERATRLAHRLSPRDRQLLTAYLAVRRGRSDEAENLYRDILRVYPDDVEAWYLLGETLFHYGRFRGRPAAQARPVFERALALDPEHGGSLAHLMDLAAMQGRFASYDSLLARSFSEGTPPVWRRAVRGFGLGDAQAREKLLAELRRTADQHVALSSRLVATQAHDLEGARQIARLLIEPTRAPQTRARGHFFLAQIELALGRWHAAWKQLDGAEELDHASALELRALYAALPFLPIPRREIERARDRLLHWNAAAVPPQPGSFYATHDGLHPVFRLYLLALLSLRLDDPTAAADFAAEIPRAAARGDSLHSSMLARSVQAQLAWRRGRPLQALAELSSSRPETWEENLGRSPFFSQAHERYLQAEILAELGRDQEALGGFESLAEHAVHELVYLPVAHLRRAEIHERNRQQQAAAQHYAHFLKLWEHCDPELLPLVTAARRRLAARGE; encoded by the coding sequence CGGGAGTACGGCGCAGAGCCGTCGGCGGAGACGCGGGCGCTGATCGAGGCCATCCGCGCAGATCGGGGAGTGGCCGCGGCGGCGGAGGACTCGGGTGTGCCGCAACCCGCTGCGCCACGCGCGGCCGTCACGCCGGTGGCGGCCCCAGACCATGCCGCTCTGCCCCTCAGGCCGCCCCGCCGCCTGCACTGGTCTCGCCTGGCCCGCTCGCTGGCCTGGACAGGACGGGCCCGGACCCTGGCGGGCGCCGCACTCGCGCTCCTGCTCCTGGCCAGCGTGGCGGTCTGGCGATACGGCAGCCTGGGGCCGCGGGCAGGCGCGCCCGTCACCAGGGTCGCGGTATTCCCCTTCTCGCTGCGCGGCAGCCCGGAGCTCGACTATCTGCGCGAGGGCGTGGCCGAGCTGCTCAGCACCAGCCTCGACGGCGCTGGTCAGATGGTGACGGTGGACGCGCGCGCACTCCTCAGCCTGCTAAGCCGGGAGAAGGGCGTGCCCGGTCCGGACCGGGCCCGAGAGCTGGCCGCCCGCCTCGGCGCCGGCTCGCTCGTGCTGGGCAGTATTATCGAGGCAGGCGGGCGGCTCGAGCTCACGGCGTCGCTCTACGGCCGGGACGGAACCGTCGAGACCGTGGCCCGTGCGGGAACGTCTCGCGAGGAGGGGATTTTCGATGTGGTCGATCAGCTAGCCCGTGGCCTGGTGGCCGGTGAGTACGCGGGGCCGCGCGGCCGACTCACGCGTCTGGCCACCTTGACCACCCCCTCCTTGCCAGCCCTGAAAGCGTATCTGGCAGGGGAAAGCGCCTTGCGGCCCGGCCGCTTCGCGCAAGCGGCCGAGGCGTTCCAGCGGGCCGTAGCCGCCGACACGCTCTTCGCCCTGGGCTACTATCGACTGGCGGTGGCGGCAGGCTGGGCGGCGGACTTCGCTCTGGCGCAGCAGGCCGCCGAGCGAGCGACTCGTCTGGCCCACCGGCTCTCGCCACGCGACCGGCAGTTGTTGACGGCCTACCTGGCCGTGCGTCGGGGGCGCAGCGACGAGGCCGAGAACCTGTACCGCGACATCCTGCGAGTCTACCCGGATGACGTCGAGGCCTGGTACCTGCTGGGCGAGACGCTCTTTCACTACGGGCGCTTCCGCGGCCGTCCCGCGGCGCAGGCGCGGCCAGTGTTCGAGCGCGCCCTGGCACTGGACCCGGAGCACGGCGGGTCGCTGGCACATTTGATGGACCTGGCGGCCATGCAGGGTCGCTTTGCCAGCTACGACTCGCTTCTGGCGCGATCCTTCTCTGAGGGGACGCCTCCCGTCTGGCGCCGCGCCGTCCGCGGCTTCGGCCTGGGCGACGCCCAGGCTCGGGAAAAGCTGCTGGCGGAGCTGCGGCGCACGGCGGACCAGCATGTGGCGCTGAGCAGCCGCCTGGTGGCCACACAGGCGCATGACCTCGAGGGAGCCCGGCAGATCGCGCGGCTGCTGATCGAGCCCACGCGCGCGCCTCAGACACGGGCGCGCGGTCATTTCTTCCTGGCGCAGATCGAACTGGCTCTGGGCCGCTGGCACGCCGCATGGAAGCAACTGGACGGGGCGGAAGAGCTGGATCACGCTTCCGCCCTGGAGCTGCGCGCGCTCTATGCCGCCCTGCCCTTCCTGCCCATCCCCCGGCGCGAAATCGAGCGGGCCCGCGACCGCCTGCTGCACTGGAACGCCGCCGCCGTGCCGCCCCAGCCGGGATCGTTCTACGCCACGCACGACGGACTGCACCCCGTATTTCGCCTCTACCTGCTCGCGCTGCTCAGCCTGCGGCTGGACGACCCCACCGCCGCCGCCGACTTCGCCGCAGAAATTCCACGGGCTGCCGCCCGCGGCGACTCGCTCCACTCCAGCATGCTGGCCCGCAGCGTACAGGCGCAACTCGCGTGGCGGCGCGGGCGGCCGCTCCAGGCCCTGGCCGAGCTGAGCAGCAGCCGCCCAGAAACCTGGGAAGAGAACCTGGGGCGCTCCCCCTTCTTCTCCCAGGCCCACGAGCGCTACCTGCAGGCGGAAATCCTGGCCGAACTCGGGCGGGACCAGGAGGCGCTGGGCGGCTTCGAGTCGCTCGCAGAACACGCCGTCCACGAACTGGTCTACCTGCCCGTGGCCCATTTGCGGCGCGCCGAGATCCACGAGCGAAACCGGCAACAGCAAGCCGCCGCTCAGCACTACGCCCACTTCCTCAAACTGTGGGAGCACTGCGACCCCGAGCTCCTGCCCCTGGTCACAGCGGCCAGACGAAGGCTGGCAGCTCGCGGCGAATAG
- a CDS encoding sigma 54-interacting transcriptional regulator: protein MRSIWRLVKRFAGTDIPLLLEGETGTGKELFAKAIHQLSHRSSGPFAPLNCAGLPEALLESELFGYERGAFTGAAGTKPGLFEFADGGTVFLDEVGELPLQAQAKLLRAVETRSIVRLGSRQLRPKVLDFRVVSATNRNLEEAVRRGEFRRDLYHRLSGVVIELPALRERVGDVEHLARSFLARYREVYGKPRLELAPATLEAFQRSPWPGNVRELEHAVAAAAAATDAVIEPQHLGPQLRRRLARMGEDAAGPGPRVEIRVRYPCSLATPVDLKQIKAEIARDAEAQVVAAARRLHHDLTREELAQFLAVDAKTLRHMLRFLQRAPAAAPREAGVSA, encoded by the coding sequence TTGCGGAGCATCTGGCGGCTGGTGAAGCGCTTTGCCGGCACCGACATACCCCTGCTTCTCGAGGGGGAGACGGGAACGGGCAAGGAGCTTTTCGCCAAAGCGATCCACCAGCTCAGCCACCGGAGTTCCGGCCCATTCGCGCCGCTGAACTGCGCGGGCCTGCCGGAAGCCCTGCTGGAGAGCGAGCTCTTCGGTTACGAGAGGGGGGCGTTCACGGGCGCGGCCGGCACGAAGCCGGGGCTCTTCGAGTTTGCGGACGGCGGCACGGTCTTCCTCGACGAGGTTGGGGAGCTGCCGCTCCAGGCCCAGGCGAAGCTGCTCCGGGCCGTGGAGACGCGGAGCATTGTCCGGCTGGGGTCCCGCCAGCTCCGGCCGAAGGTGCTGGACTTCCGCGTGGTGAGCGCAACGAACCGGAACTTGGAGGAGGCTGTGCGGCGGGGCGAGTTCCGCCGGGACCTCTACCACCGCTTGAGCGGCGTAGTCATCGAGCTGCCGGCGCTACGGGAGCGTGTGGGCGACGTGGAGCATCTGGCCCGCAGCTTTTTGGCCCGTTACCGAGAGGTGTATGGAAAGCCGCGGCTGGAGCTGGCGCCGGCGACGCTGGAGGCGTTCCAGCGATCCCCCTGGCCCGGGAACGTGCGCGAGCTGGAACACGCGGTAGCCGCGGCGGCGGCGGCGACGGATGCGGTCATTGAGCCGCAGCATCTGGGCCCGCAGCTCCGGCGGCGCCTCGCGCGGATGGGCGAGGACGCGGCCGGCCCGGGCCCGCGGGTGGAGATCCGCGTGCGGTACCCGTGCTCGCTGGCCACGCCTGTGGACCTGAAACAGATCAAGGCGGAGATAGCGCGGGATGCGGAGGCGCAGGTCGTGGCCGCGGCGCGGCGGCTCCACCACGATTTGACCCGGGAAGAGCTGGCGCAGTTCCTGGCGGTGGATGCGAAGACGCTGCGGCATATGCTCCGATTCCTCCAGCGGGCGCCGGCCGCGGCGCCGCGGGAGGCGGGTGTGTCCGCATGA